The following are encoded in a window of Chlorocebus sabaeus isolate Y175 chromosome 22, mChlSab1.0.hap1, whole genome shotgun sequence genomic DNA:
- the NDUFB4 gene encoding NADH dehydrogenase [ubiquinone] 1 beta subcomplex subunit 4, whose amino-acid sequence MSTSKYKPSHLATLPSTLDPAEYDTSPETRRAQAERLAIRARLKREYLLQYNDPNRRGLIENPALLRWTYARTNVYPNFRPTPKNSLMGAVFGIGPLIFLYCVIKADRDRKEKLIREGKLDRTFQLSC is encoded by the exons ATGTCGACCTCAAAGTATAAGCCGTCGCACCTGGCCACTCTGCCCTCGACCCTCGACCCAGCTGAATACGACACATCTCCGGAAACCCGGCGGGCGCAAGCCGAGCGGTTGGCTATAAGAGCCCGGCTGAAACGAGAGTACTTGCTTCAGTACAACGATCCCAACCGCCGAGGGCTCATC gAAAATCCTGCCTTGCTTCGTTGGACCTATGCAAGAACAAATGTCTATCCTAATTTCAGACCCACTCCTAAAAACTCACTCATGGGAGCTGTGTTTGGAATCGGGCCCCTCATCTTCCTGTATTGTGTTATCAAAGCTGACAGG GATAGGAAAGAAAAACTTATCCGGGAAGGAAAATTGGATCGAACGTTTCAGCTCTCATGTTAA